One stretch of bacterium DNA includes these proteins:
- a CDS encoding Dna2/Cas4 domain-containing protein: MVNYLLICPRKLWLYSKGIRMEHTLTHLRENALSEIFGK; encoded by the coding sequence ATGGTAAATTATTTATTGATATGCCCTCGTAAACTATGGCTATACAGCAAGGGGATAAGGATGGAACATACCTTAACTCACCTAAGGGAAAATGCGTTATCGGAGATTTTTGGAAAATAG
- the cas3 gene encoding CRISPR-associated helicase Cas3', which produces MYPKELLGKRREDGSSQSLEEHTNACLSILEELLNRPTFASFCHRWKIDVELAKDNLRWAVRLHDVGKASEQFQRAIKENKQSPVSHRLIALPIAYDKLKKANLKDVFGGDEPLLILCLILAHHSCLHSDVFSSEPDIKIVIHPSLSVPSFCLGEAKKMVLALQEMINKKCKEEGEVKIKSVFTYFLSLLKLSDWLASKAFSLGEEVKAPSFKPPSIEEILRGRRAYPFQEKLSASKEKYIVLRAPCGRGKTEAALLWFRNLWENGTVERLIFAMPTQVTSNAMRERLGELFGDEAVALYHGRSLLEQAELQKLKLGTEQEVLNEELLPFLREENLWGEVMGKPVVVTTVDHILFSFVHGFPQSDFAFGNLQTSAIVFDEIHAYDYLMLANLRESFRLLRKMQIPHLIMSATLPEFLLKELDLKDYPLIEDEEGNEIVRFTLKKKNDFLIDEEGNLNDSVLEEIKKRTESGEKQFLIFNTVRRAQSAYRQLRNEDLPCLLIHSRFTYAHRRRKEREIIKRLKSDEPFVLVATQVIEVSLDISSQAMFTELAPIDGVVQRAGRLNRRGDKGDYYLYVFRPPDFNPYKERKNIMERSWELLEEKAFSQGELIEITSMAYEDEKLNIRSPLPELFRETVVFGHSPEEIRFNEEEGRAFKTRDIHCPTIDVVPWDVIAQCKGELDISFVLRHLVPVPIWWIAYSEKEGKGLFNKLEVRGKIFLVCGLPYNEEIGFAEEELKEFERREGILID; this is translated from the coding sequence ATGTATCCTAAAGAACTTCTCGGCAAAAGGAGAGAGGATGGCTCCTCTCAATCCCTTGAGGAGCACACAAATGCCTGTTTGAGCATTTTGGAAGAGCTCCTAAATCGTCCCACATTCGCCAGCTTTTGCCACCGCTGGAAAATTGATGTTGAGTTAGCCAAGGACAACCTGCGTTGGGCAGTGCGTCTCCACGATGTCGGTAAGGCGAGTGAACAGTTTCAGCGGGCGATAAAAGAAAACAAACAATCACCTGTATCCCATCGTCTCATCGCCCTCCCCATAGCGTATGATAAGTTGAAAAAGGCTAACCTAAAAGATGTTTTCGGAGGCGATGAACCCCTACTCATCCTTTGCCTCATTCTCGCCCATCATTCTTGCCTTCATTCCGATGTCTTCTCCTCCGAGCCGGATATTAAAATAGTAATCCACCCCTCTCTATCTGTTCCCTCTTTTTGTCTTGGAGAAGCCAAGAAGATGGTCCTTGCCCTACAGGAGATGATAAATAAAAAATGCAAGGAAGAGGGAGAGGTGAAGATAAAAAGCGTTTTCACCTATTTTCTTTCCCTCCTCAAGTTGAGCGATTGGCTTGCAAGCAAGGCTTTTTCCCTTGGAGAGGAGGTAAAGGCGCCATCCTTTAAGCCCCCTTCCATTGAGGAAATCTTAAGAGGAAGAAGAGCTTATCCATTCCAAGAGAAATTATCTGCCTCCAAAGAGAAATACATCGTTTTGCGTGCTCCCTGCGGGAGAGGCAAAACGGAAGCTGCCCTCCTCTGGTTTCGCAACCTTTGGGAAAACGGAACGGTTGAGCGACTCATCTTCGCTATGCCTACTCAAGTTACATCAAATGCTATGCGGGAAAGGTTGGGAGAGCTCTTCGGCGATGAAGCTGTAGCCCTCTATCACGGAAGAAGCCTATTGGAGCAGGCTGAACTGCAAAAACTCAAGCTTGGAACAGAACAAGAGGTCCTAAATGAAGAGCTCCTTCCATTTTTGAGGGAAGAAAATCTTTGGGGTGAGGTTATGGGGAAGCCAGTAGTCGTGACCACCGTGGACCATATACTCTTCTCCTTTGTTCACGGATTTCCTCAATCCGATTTCGCCTTCGGAAACCTTCAAACATCAGCGATAGTATTTGATGAAATCCATGCTTACGACTATTTGATGCTCGCCAATTTAAGGGAATCTTTCCGCCTTCTTAGGAAAATGCAAATACCACATCTCATAATGAGCGCCACCCTTCCTGAATTCCTCCTCAAAGAATTGGACCTGAAGGATTATCCGTTAATTGAGGATGAGGAAGGAAACGAAATCGTTCGCTTCACATTGAAAAAGAAGAACGATTTTTTGATTGACGAGGAAGGCAATCTCAACGACAGTGTCTTGGAGGAGATAAAAAAGAGGACGGAAAGTGGAGAAAAGCAATTTCTCATATTTAACACGGTCAGAAGGGCTCAAAGTGCCTATCGTCAATTGAGAAATGAGGATTTACCCTGCCTTCTCATCCATTCTCGCTTCACCTATGCCCACAGGAGAAGGAAGGAACGAGAGATAATAAAAAGATTAAAGAGCGATGAGCCCTTCGTGTTGGTAGCTACTCAAGTGATAGAGGTGAGTTTAGATATCTCATCCCAAGCGATGTTCACAGAATTAGCTCCAATAGATGGCGTTGTTCAAAGGGCTGGAAGATTGAATAGAAGGGGGGACAAGGGAGATTACTATCTCTATGTTTTTCGCCCTCCAGATTTCAATCCTTATAAAGAAAGGAAAAATATTATGGAGAGGAGTTGGGAGCTGTTGGAGGAGAAAGCTTTCTCTCAGGGGGAGCTTATTGAAATAACATCAATGGCATACGAAGATGAAAAATTGAATATTCGCTCTCCACTTCCCGAGCTGTTTCGCGAGACGGTGGTATTTGGGCACAGTCCTGAGGAGATCAGATTCAATGAAGAGGAAGGAAGGGCTTTCAAAACCCGAGATATACATTGTCCCACTATTGATGTTGTTCCCTGGGATGTCATCGCGCAATGTAAAGGGGAATTAGACATAAGCTTTGTTCTCCGGCATCTCGTCCCCGTTCCCATTTGGTGGATAGCTTATAGCGAGAAGGAAGGGAAAGGATTGTTCAACAAATTAGAAGTGAGGGGGAAGATTTTTCTCGTTTGCGGGCTGCCTTATAATGAGGAAATAGGATTCGCGGAGGAAGAACTGAAAGAGTTTGAAAGAAGGGAGGGAATATTGATAGATTGA
- the cas5 gene encoding CRISPR-associated protein Cas5, producing the protein MLGAKVELTLPYFACFRHPKSTSLVLTHPIPPFTTIIGMLGNAKGIYLTEYPQFAEEAEKLLLMNIRPLELDKCQRELAKLLKLKKEERRAGRITSFPSSPMYRYFLVRPSYMLYIASEKEDFLRDLLSSLRNPFRPLYLGQSDDMVIVDVVWEGEVKKGEGREVWGLIFGIYEGCEYIAYPLTYVEKEKPPIFSLPQRFPFTLNFPLELYFFNNEGVPLYNRVAIQSR; encoded by the coding sequence ATGCTGGGCGCTAAGGTAGAGCTAACCCTTCCCTATTTCGCCTGCTTCCGCCATCCAAAATCCACATCCCTCGTCCTCACCCACCCAATTCCTCCTTTCACCACCATCATAGGAATGCTGGGTAACGCCAAGGGAATCTACCTGACGGAGTATCCCCAATTCGCCGAGGAAGCGGAAAAGCTCCTCCTGATGAACATAAGACCACTGGAATTGGACAAATGCCAAAGAGAGTTGGCTAAGCTCCTCAAATTGAAAAAAGAGGAAAGGAGAGCGGGAAGGATAACCTCCTTCCCCTCCTCCCCTATGTATCGCTACTTCCTCGTCCGCCCCTCTTATATGCTCTACATAGCGAGCGAAAAAGAAGACTTCCTTCGGGATTTGCTCTCCTCCCTCCGCAATCCATTCCGCCCCCTCTACCTTGGTCAATCCGACGATATGGTTATCGTGGATGTGGTATGGGAGGGAGAAGTGAAAAAGGGGGAAGGAAGAGAAGTTTGGGGCTTGATTTTTGGCATATATGAGGGATGCGAATATATAGCCTACCCTTTGACCTATGTGGAGAAAGAAAAACCTCCCATCTTCTCCCTTCCCCAACGCTTCCCTTTCACCCTCAACTTCCCTTTGGAGCTCTATTTCTTCAATAACGAAGGCGTCCCCCTATACAATAGAGTAGCCATCCAATCCCGATAA
- the cas7i gene encoding type I-B CRISPR-associated protein Cas7/Cst2/DevR, translating to MKAVSLVWLSKTGLTNLNSGEGGSQLIDIKRYRWQGKEYPYVSGQAMRFYLKEAIRREVPSSSVCTPNDIGETCRDVRNCILCDLFGYMGVIRREAGKRGGADIRLSPVKVSPAMGLLPYDENAVVDFLTRRHRLQEGQLEGDIVNVELAVNIYKAGVCVDLLRLGRIEELKRGEDDINRIEFKEVVPEEERKQRLSLLLSAIADFSDYSKQARLLTDFTPDILLAAAQNNYSHRLQKALSLENDCKLNLTVLQQIIREVKKESLKIFAGLLDGVITNGDEVKELLKEEGVELLDTPREALESLKNFIL from the coding sequence TTGAAAGCGGTAAGTTTGGTGTGGCTCTCCAAGACCGGCTTGACCAACCTCAACTCCGGCGAGGGCGGGAGCCAGCTGATTGACATCAAGAGATATCGCTGGCAAGGAAAAGAGTATCCCTATGTCAGCGGTCAGGCGATGCGCTTCTATCTGAAGGAAGCAATTCGCCGAGAAGTCCCTTCTTCCTCCGTTTGCACGCCCAACGATATAGGGGAAACCTGCAGAGATGTAAGAAATTGCATCCTCTGCGACCTCTTCGGCTATATGGGGGTTATAAGAAGAGAAGCAGGCAAGAGAGGAGGAGCGGACATTCGCCTTTCACCCGTCAAAGTATCCCCAGCAATGGGTCTCCTCCCCTATGATGAAAACGCAGTTGTTGATTTCCTCACCCGCAGGCATAGACTGCAAGAAGGTCAACTTGAGGGGGACATCGTTAATGTTGAACTTGCCGTCAACATCTATAAGGCAGGCGTCTGCGTTGATTTGCTCAGGCTGGGTAGAATAGAGGAACTGAAAAGAGGAGAAGACGACATAAATAGAATTGAATTCAAGGAAGTCGTCCCAGAGGAGGAAAGGAAACAACGCCTAAGCCTCTTGCTTTCAGCAATCGCGGATTTCTCCGATTATTCAAAGCAGGCTCGCCTCCTCACCGACTTCACTCCCGATATCCTACTTGCCGCCGCTCAAAACAACTACTCCCATCGCCTGCAGAAAGCACTCTCCCTTGAGAATGACTGCAAACTAAACCTCACTGTGCTCCAGCAGATAATCAGAGAAGTCAAGAAGGAAAGTCTGAAGATTTTCGCCGGTCTTCTTGACGGTGTAATAACCAACGGAGACGAGGTAAAAGAGCTCCTTAAAGAAGAAGGCGTTGAGCTACTGGATACACCAAGGGAAGCTTTGGAAAGCCTGAAGAATTTCATTCTCTAG
- the cas6 gene encoding CRISPR-associated endoribonuclease Cas6 — MRLMVVFSTPREILLPWNYLDWLRGLIYRLIGAKSQNFASWLHQEGVSLKNKRYKPFNFSLLYPSNKKAIKKGLLVKGEIKWFISSPVQLICQLLAEQLLHFPSIKLGPHEVEILQVLSISNPSFPQTSHFSTLSPISVSTGFKQGEKFLKRYLSPDEELFPKLLKDNLLNKAEAFWLPPGELDIEVKPPFRSRLFKIKGIDVRGWDMELIIRGDNHLINLAYDVGLGEHNACGFGMLSFKQDLPGGESLANHHPIL, encoded by the coding sequence ATGAGATTGATGGTTGTCTTCTCTACCCCTAGGGAGATTCTCCTCCCTTGGAATTACTTAGATTGGCTCAGAGGTCTCATCTATCGCCTCATCGGCGCTAAAAGCCAAAACTTCGCCTCTTGGCTCCACCAAGAAGGTGTTAGCCTGAAAAATAAACGCTATAAACCCTTCAACTTCTCCCTCCTCTACCCATCAAATAAAAAAGCTATCAAAAAAGGGCTCCTTGTTAAAGGGGAAATCAAATGGTTCATCTCCTCCCCGGTCCAACTCATATGCCAACTCCTTGCCGAACAACTCCTCCACTTCCCCTCCATTAAACTCGGACCACATGAAGTTGAAATCCTCCAAGTCCTCTCCATCTCCAACCCCTCCTTCCCCCAAACCTCCCATTTCTCCACCCTCTCCCCTATCTCCGTCTCCACAGGATTTAAACAAGGTGAGAAATTCCTCAAAAGATACCTCTCCCCAGATGAGGAACTCTTCCCCAAACTCCTTAAAGATAACCTCTTAAACAAAGCAGAAGCCTTTTGGCTCCCTCCAGGTGAGCTTGATATTGAAGTTAAGCCCCCCTTCCGCTCCCGTCTCTTCAAAATCAAGGGAATAGATGTGCGCGGCTGGGATATGGAACTAATCATTAGAGGAGATAACCACCTCATTAATCTCGCCTATGATGTCGGCTTAGGAGAGCACAACGCCTGCGGTTTCGGTATGCTCTCCTTTAAACAAGATTTACCAGGGGGTGAATCCCTTGCAAATCACCATCCCATTTTATAA
- a CDS encoding nucleoside hydrolase, giving the protein MKKNLFFLASSLLVLPSLSQGEKINLWIDTDIGSDIDDALAISFAICRPEFNIVGISVVDDPNEKRVATLQWLLQKWGREDIPIYRGWGKPILWGGGPRRGDASLTYPREPDGKYKGEVRDNAPQGILSAIKKYDGNLVLLTIGAMSNAAVAYLSDPQTFKKLKKYVAMAGCFNKPYVEYNVIRDPYAGEVIMESGIKPVFVGLDVTMRCPLSREGQAKIKAKHPFLGELVEDFLRKAGWADGTPILHDPLACAIILDESLVKKEERSLAVELEGGYTKGMIVGTSGEPNAEVCVDVDVERFLNLFVETLSK; this is encoded by the coding sequence ATGAAAAAGAACTTATTCTTCCTTGCCTCATCACTTCTCGTCCTTCCCTCCCTTTCCCAGGGAGAGAAGATAAACCTCTGGATAGACACCGACATAGGAAGCGACATAGATGACGCCTTAGCCATATCCTTCGCTATATGTCGTCCCGAGTTCAACATCGTGGGGATAAGCGTCGTTGACGACCCCAATGAGAAGAGAGTTGCCACTCTCCAATGGCTTCTTCAGAAGTGGGGCAGGGAGGACATACCGATATATAGAGGCTGGGGGAAGCCGATATTATGGGGAGGAGGACCGCGCAGGGGCGATGCAAGCCTGACATATCCGCGTGAGCCGGATGGGAAATACAAGGGAGAAGTGAGGGATAATGCTCCCCAGGGAATCCTTTCCGCAATAAAGAAATACGATGGCAATCTCGTTCTCCTCACGATTGGAGCCATGTCAAACGCTGCCGTAGCCTATCTTTCCGACCCCCAAACATTCAAGAAACTGAAAAAATATGTTGCAATGGCGGGATGTTTTAATAAACCCTATGTGGAATACAATGTTATAAGGGACCCTTATGCTGGGGAAGTGATAATGGAATCGGGGATAAAGCCGGTATTCGTTGGCTTAGATGTTACCATGCGTTGTCCATTAAGCAGGGAGGGGCAAGCGAAGATAAAAGCGAAGCATCCATTTCTTGGCGAGTTAGTGGAGGATTTTCTCCGAAAAGCGGGATGGGCTGACGGAACGCCCATTCTCCATGACCCCCTTGCCTGCGCCATTATCTTGGATGAGAGCTTAGTCAAGAAAGAGGAAAGGAGCTTAGCGGTAGAGCTGGAGGGGGGTTATACGAAGGGGATGATAGTGGGGACGAGCGGGGAGCCCAACGCCGAAGTTTGCGTAGATGTGGATGTAGAGAGATTTCTCAATCTCTTCGTAGAGACATTGAGCAAGTAA
- a CDS encoding alpha/beta fold hydrolase, whose product MREEFVSFYNKNERIVGMLHIAGEKTPAVVMCHGFTGQRMEAHFLFVKTARRLAENGISVLRFDFRGSGESEGKFEDMTIEEEISDAYTALHFLLMQDFVDYNRVGIVGLSMGGCVSACLAGRVKNLLKSVVLWSAAYKPKQDLSAILTPDVKESLEKFGYINMGGNKVGRRFFEILPQIDPIEEIVKFPGAVLLVHGEADFIPYSQAEECYERLKERKEGKAKLHIVKGADHTFSSPEWEDEVINLTVEWFKETL is encoded by the coding sequence ATGAGGGAAGAGTTCGTTTCCTTCTATAACAAGAATGAGCGCATTGTTGGTATGTTGCACATCGCGGGAGAGAAGACTCCTGCTGTTGTGATGTGCCATGGCTTCACCGGTCAGAGGATGGAAGCCCATTTTCTCTTCGTGAAAACGGCGAGGAGATTAGCGGAAAATGGTATCTCTGTCCTGCGTTTTGACTTCCGAGGCTCGGGAGAAAGCGAAGGTAAATTTGAGGATATGACGATTGAGGAGGAAATCTCCGACGCATATACCGCCCTTCATTTCCTTCTTATGCAGGATTTCGTGGACTACAATAGAGTTGGCATCGTGGGGCTAAGTATGGGAGGTTGCGTTTCCGCCTGCCTTGCGGGTAGGGTAAAGAATCTCCTCAAATCGGTTGTTCTCTGGTCCGCGGCTTATAAGCCGAAACAGGACCTCTCGGCAATTCTCACACCGGATGTCAAGGAATCCTTGGAGAAGTTCGGCTACATAAACATGGGAGGAAATAAGGTTGGGAGGAGATTCTTTGAGATACTCCCTCAAATCGACCCCATAGAGGAAATAGTAAAATTCCCTGGCGCTGTTCTTCTCGTTCACGGAGAGGCTGATTTCATCCCCTACTCCCAAGCGGAGGAATGCTATGAGAGATTGAAAGAGCGTAAGGAAGGAAAGGCGAAGCTTCATATCGTCAAGGGCGCTGACCACACCTTCTCCTCGCCGGAATGGGAAGACGAGGTCATAAACCTCACGGTGGAATGGTTTAAGGAAACACTTTGA
- a CDS encoding DUF3866 family protein: protein MFLKRGKVLSIIKERENLQEIEVEIGKRKEKAYNFPHLMGTVKVGDRVLLNTTAVELALGTGGYHFVVANLSKPSFTHQDKGHIMKLRYTPLQFAVLSTEEEGNPMREAFDSFKSLRHIPVVCCILHSQIAGVAAGARYKHPQAKIAYIMTDSACLPLPLSDLVYALKKEGFIDATITCGQAFGGDYEAVNIYSALAIAHKVAGANIVIVSQGPGNVGTRTRLGFSGIDQVIALNAAYTLGGMPIACLRISFAEERLRHFGLSHHSRAILGDLSLVSAIVPLPILPKDKMLLLKDYLTGSNIIGRHRVVVEDGEPALTLLREHEISVKTMGRGLEEDREFFLAAGAAGIVAAKLLRKESLTYWESYGL from the coding sequence ATATTCCTTAAAAGAGGGAAGGTTCTCTCAATCATAAAAGAGAGGGAGAATCTTCAAGAGATAGAGGTTGAGATAGGGAAAAGAAAGGAGAAAGCGTATAATTTTCCCCATTTAATGGGAACTGTTAAAGTGGGGGATAGGGTTCTTTTGAACACGACGGCTGTGGAGCTTGCCCTTGGGACTGGTGGTTATCATTTCGTCGTCGCCAATCTGAGCAAGCCCTCCTTTACCCATCAGGATAAGGGACACATAATGAAGCTTCGCTATACTCCTCTTCAGTTCGCTGTTTTATCAACGGAGGAAGAAGGGAATCCAATGAGGGAGGCGTTTGATTCCTTCAAGAGCCTCCGACACATTCCTGTGGTTTGTTGCATCCTTCATAGCCAGATAGCGGGTGTTGCCGCTGGGGCGAGGTATAAACATCCACAGGCTAAAATCGCCTACATAATGACGGATTCCGCTTGCCTCCCACTTCCCTTGAGCGACCTGGTTTATGCTTTAAAGAAGGAGGGATTCATAGACGCAACTATAACCTGTGGGCAAGCCTTCGGTGGGGATTATGAGGCGGTCAATATATATTCCGCTTTAGCGATTGCCCATAAAGTGGCGGGAGCCAACATCGTGATAGTTTCTCAGGGACCGGGCAATGTGGGAACGCGGACGCGGCTCGGCTTCTCGGGAATAGACCAGGTGATAGCTCTGAACGCGGCTTATACTCTGGGCGGGATGCCAATCGCTTGTTTGAGGATAAGTTTCGCCGAGGAGAGATTGAGGCATTTCGGTCTCTCCCATCATTCGCGTGCCATCCTCGGTGATTTGTCTTTGGTTTCCGCTATCGTCCCTCTTCCCATCTTGCCCAAGGATAAGATGCTTCTCTTGAAGGATTATCTCACGGGTTCAAATATCATTGGGAGGCATAGAGTTGTTGTTGAGGATGGAGAGCCTGCCCTAACGCTTTTAAGGGAGCATGAGATAAGCGTTAAGACGATGGGTAGGGGATTGGAGGAGGATAGGGAATTCTTCCTTGCAGCTGGTGCGGCGGGGATAGTGGCTGCGAAACTTCTCAGGAAGGAGTCTCTCACTTACTGGGAAAGTTATGGATTGTGA
- a CDS encoding Gfo/Idh/MocA family oxidoreductase has translation MLKIGMVGGAKAWHARSFSEMFNGYDEDLARKHNFPLYKTKLEGARVTHIWDPDRESAELIAKICGIENVVEDMEEMIGGIDGVIIADDTTMKHQRRAIPFLKAGLPTFVDKPLSPSIEEAEEIINLAREYKAPFMSCSALRYAKEVEEFLAKKEEIGEILTGNSICSGDLIFYGIHAMEQLYVCIGQGIKSVQNVGEEGKDIVIITKEDGRKFVLTVYKEISYLFQMNLYGTKGWREVRVEDSDYFYSNMLRAFLRMVETKEPPFPPEETLEIIKTLVLARQSAQKKGEIIYL, from the coding sequence ATGCTTAAAATCGGAATGGTAGGAGGAGCGAAAGCTTGGCACGCGAGAAGCTTCTCCGAGATGTTCAATGGCTATGATGAGGATTTAGCTCGCAAGCATAATTTCCCCCTTTATAAAACTAAATTGGAGGGAGCAAGGGTAACCCATATTTGGGACCCAGATAGGGAATCAGCTGAACTCATAGCGAAAATCTGCGGAATAGAGAATGTCGTGGAGGATATGGAGGAAATGATTGGTGGAATAGATGGCGTGATAATCGCTGACGATACAACGATGAAGCATCAGAGAAGGGCTATTCCCTTCCTAAAAGCTGGCTTGCCTACATTCGTAGACAAACCCCTTTCACCCTCAATTGAGGAAGCGGAAGAGATTATCAATCTCGCGAGAGAATATAAAGCTCCCTTTATGTCCTGCTCGGCTTTGAGATACGCCAAGGAAGTGGAGGAATTCCTCGCTAAAAAGGAAGAGATAGGTGAGATTTTAACGGGAAATAGCATTTGTAGCGGCGATTTAATCTTCTACGGAATCCACGCGATGGAGCAGTTATATGTGTGCATTGGACAGGGAATAAAGAGCGTTCAGAATGTCGGTGAGGAAGGAAAAGACATAGTGATAATAACGAAAGAAGATGGCAGGAAGTTCGTGCTAACGGTTTATAAGGAGATATCTTATCTATTCCAGATGAATCTATATGGAACGAAGGGTTGGCGAGAGGTAAGGGTTGAGGATAGCGACTATTTCTACTCAAATATGCTGAGGGCATTCCTCAGAATGGTTGAAACGAAGGAACCTCCCTTCCCACCAGAGGAGACGCTGGAGATAATAAAGACGCTCGTCCTCGCGCGCCAATCTGCCCAGAAGAAAGGCGAGATAATCTATCTCTAA
- a CDS encoding Gfo/Idh/MocA family oxidoreductase — protein sequence MSERKAKIAFIGCGGHATSSLYPTIHTIPIIDLVAVCDLKEELARRNARYFGALRWYTDVDEMLSKEELDGAIIVGTPQMHCEIGKKCLDAGIPIFVEKPSAVSYEDAVDLAKYADEKGLWGAVAYMKRYAVCYQMAKAIAESEEFGGIHFLEARFSNGPYPAIWGIEDPAKAFLIGQVVHIFNLARFFCGEMRELYAKLYLLTPNMFAYAISGEFESGVPFVMNLNALEASDWKISERLALSGNGCLLEVTDMLHLRYRPKNLPFKEFTVGGRTQTIEWNPEWTELLATKAEGAFGYRGEIEAFALACLGEGKPKSTLWDGAKDLKISEAVWESANLNKPVKLNLK from the coding sequence ATGTCGGAGAGGAAAGCGAAGATAGCTTTCATCGGCTGCGGAGGACACGCGACATCCTCCCTCTACCCCACAATCCATACTATCCCGATTATAGACCTTGTAGCGGTCTGCGATTTGAAGGAAGAACTGGCGAGGCGAAATGCTCGCTATTTCGGTGCCCTTCGCTGGTATACGGATGTTGACGAGATGCTCTCTAAAGAGGAACTTGATGGCGCGATTATTGTCGGAACACCTCAAATGCATTGCGAAATCGGTAAGAAGTGCCTTGATGCAGGAATACCAATCTTCGTTGAGAAACCCTCAGCCGTCTCCTATGAGGACGCCGTTGACTTAGCCAAGTATGCAGATGAGAAGGGATTATGGGGTGCGGTCGCTTATATGAAACGCTATGCGGTCTGCTATCAGATGGCGAAGGCTATAGCGGAGAGCGAGGAATTCGGAGGTATCCATTTCCTTGAGGCAAGATTCTCAAATGGTCCCTATCCCGCTATTTGGGGAATAGAGGACCCCGCTAAAGCCTTCCTAATAGGGCAAGTGGTTCACATCTTCAACCTCGCCCGCTTCTTCTGTGGCGAGATGCGAGAGCTGTATGCTAAGCTTTATCTCCTGACGCCGAATATGTTCGCTTATGCTATATCCGGTGAATTTGAGAGCGGGGTCCCCTTCGTTATGAATTTAAACGCCCTTGAGGCGAGCGATTGGAAGATAAGCGAGAGGCTCGCTCTCTCGGGAAACGGCTGCTTGCTTGAGGTAACGGATATGCTCCATCTTCGCTACCGTCCGAAAAATCTCCCCTTTAAAGAATTTACCGTCGGCGGAAGAACCCAAACTATTGAATGGAATCCCGAGTGGACGGAATTGTTGGCTACGAAAGCTGAGGGAGCCTTTGGTTATAGGGGTGAGATAGAGGCGTTCGCCCTTGCATGTTTGGGAGAGGGAAAGCCTAAAAGCACCCTTTGGGATGGTGCAAAGGACCTGAAAATTTCCGAGGCGGTTTGGGAAAGCGCCAATTTAAATAAACCAGTGAAATTAAACTTAAAATAG